The Chitinophaga caeni genome segment CAAATAAATGAGAAAGCAAGCTGCGAAAAAATTACCCTTGGCTCCAGATCCAAAATTTGGTGACAAAGTGGTAACCCGTTTTGTGAATAACATCATGGAGCAAGGTAAAAAAAGCGTTGCCTATAAAATATTCTACGACGCGATCGATAGAGTTAGCGAAATCACTAGCGAAAACGGTTACGAAGTATGGAAAAAAGCATTAGCTAACGTAACTCCTGCCGTTGAAGTTAGAAGCCGCCGTATCGGTGGTGCTACCTTCCAAATCCCTTCAGAAGTTCGTGCCGATAGGAAAGTTTCCTTGAGTATGAAATGGTTGATCCGTTACGCTTCTGAAAGAAACGGTAAGAGCATGGCCGAAAAATTAGCCAACGAAATCGTTGCTGCTAGTAAAGGTGAAGGTGCCGCTTTCAAAAAGAAAGAAGATACCCACCGTATGGCTGAAGCTAACAAGGCATTCTCCCACTTTAAAGTTTAATAGCCATACCAGCGGGCAATCGTTCCGTTGTTTAGATGGTTTGCAAAATATTATAGCAAATACTATAGTTTTCTAACTATTGGTATTTGCTATATTTTTTTTGATTAATATCTTCCCTCCATCTTGCTGCATCCTGTAATGGTCGAGCATTGAAACCACGAGCGCTCGAAACTCGGTTTTTCGAGTTTGGAACTACAATTGTTCGAAACCTGCTTTTCTTGTTTTGACCTTCGAATTTTATCTTGAAATAACCTTAAGCCCTTCTTGATTCGAGTCCCCAAGCTTGGACTCCCGTTGGGAACAAGATTCTGCTGATAGAACATCGTGTTCGGCAACATTAGAAATTCAACAAATGGCCGTGAATGTGCGAGGAGTTAGTGCCGCTTCGTTTCCAATACAATTTTAAGTGTCCTTAATTGTGCGTGGGTCCGAGCTTGGAAGCTCGCACCAGCAAGGGCTTGGGATCTTGGGGCAAAGCATTAAAAAGCGCACCGGGGTTTCGAACACGAAAAATCAGGTTTCGGGTGTCAATGGCTTGGAAGCTCGCACCAGCAAGGGCTTGGGATCTTGGGGCAAAGCATTAAAAAGCGCACCGGGGTTTCGAACACGAAAAATCAGGTTTCGGGTGTCAATGGCTTGGAAGCTCGAACCAGCAAGGGCAACAGTGAGTATTACGTTGTGCAATAAAATGAAAAGGGCTATCCTGTAAAGGGATAGCCCTATCAGAATTAATAATCAATCATTTAGAGGTATAAATATGCTATTTGATACTTACTAATACCTTGATTTTGCCAGTTTTACCATCAAACTCCTGTAGCGCTTTACCGATTACCTGTCCTGGTTTTACCTTGTTGATATCCGCTTTCATGGCATAACCCGGTTTGCTCGAAGAAACGAGTAGGTCACCGCGTTTAATAACCCCTCCTTCATCACAAACCTTCGTCGGAATAACCCCGATGACACCCATCGGAACTTGTTTTTCTATCGTTTGATCTTCAATATCCTTTTCTGTCAATAATACCCCGGGTTTCGTGGCATATACTCCTGCAACCAGCGTAGAATAGGCTTCTTGACTCTTTTCCACGGTGCGATCGACATCAACGGAAATGACGAGGACATCGCCAGGCTCATAAGCATCTTTAGATCCTTGAACATCAAATGATTCCGCTACGTCCGCCCCGGAATTTTGCGTACCGCCGTTGAAAAATCCGCGGCCAGCCTTATTAATACGGGCAACATTGGCTCCGGAAGATTGGAATACCGCGAGGTTTCCGGAAGCTCCCGTATGATTTGCCAAGATGGTAGTGCCTGTTCCGGCTGTTGTAATGTGAACAACAGGTTGCGAGTTTGATGAATTAAAATTAGC includes the following:
- the rpsG gene encoding 30S ribosomal protein S7; translated protein: MRKQAAKKLPLAPDPKFGDKVVTRFVNNIMEQGKKSVAYKIFYDAIDRVSEITSENGYEVWKKALANVTPAVEVRSRRIGGATFQIPSEVRADRKVSLSMKWLIRYASERNGKSMAEKLANEIVAASKGEGAAFKKKEDTHRMAEANKAFSHFKV